A part of Fusobacterium sp. SYSU M8D902 genomic DNA contains:
- a CDS encoding sigma factor-like helix-turn-helix DNA-binding protein has protein sequence MGFQMSFDDFLKGDSVFSHREESELLQAKKKIKNAMMSCIFNRYSLSCREVEVYKLFHYQGLNHRQIANLLNIKRTTSRNYLYRANKKINKISKKMEDL, from the coding sequence ATGGGTTTTCAAATGAGCTTCGACGATTTTCTGAAAGGTGACTCTGTATTCTCTCATCGAGAAGAAAGTGAGCTTTTACAAGCTAAAAAAAAGATTAAAAATGCTATGATGAGCTGTATCTTTAATAGGTACAGCTTATCTTGTCGTGAAGTAGAAGTGTATAAACTATTTCATTATCAAGGCCTTAATCATAGACAAATTGCTAATTTATTAAATATAAAGAGAACTACTAGCAGGAACTATCTATACAGAGCCAATAAAAAAATAAATAAAATTAGTAAAAAAATGGAGGATTTATGA